A stretch of Bubalus bubalis isolate 160015118507 breed Murrah chromosome 19, NDDB_SH_1, whole genome shotgun sequence DNA encodes these proteins:
- the SMIM15 gene encoding small integral membrane protein 15, translated as MFDLKAWAEYVVEWAAKDPYGFLTTVILALTPLFLASAVLSWKLAKMIEAREKEQKKKQKRQENIAKAKRLKKD; from the coding sequence ATGTTTGATTTAAAGGCTTGGGCTGAGTATGTTGTGGAATGGGCTGCAAAGGACCCATATGGCTTCCTTACAACAGTTATTTTGGCTCTGACTCCATTGTTTCTAGCAAGTGCTGTGCTATCTTGGAAATTGGCCAAGATGATTGAGGCCAGGGAAAAGgagcaaaagaagaaacaaaaacgtCAAGAAAATATTGCAAAAGCTAAACGACTAAAAAAGGATTGA